GTGTCGCAGCAGGTCGCGCAGCTCGAGCGCAGCATGGGGGTCGCGCTCACCGAGCGCGTCGGGCGCGGGGTGCGGCTCACCGTCGCGGGGCGTGCGCTCGCCGACGCGGCGGTCGACGTCGCCGTCGCGCTCGAGCGCGCGGAGGCCGCCGTCGACCGGCTGCGCGCGCACCCGGTCGGGACCGTGCGCGTGAGCGCGTTCGCGAGCGGCGCGCAGCTGCTGCTGCCCGGGCTCCTCGCGCGCGTCGCCGCGCTGCCCGGCGTCGTCGTCGAGTGCTCCGAGGGCGACGTCGAGCAGGACGCGTTCGTCGCGCTCACCGACGAGATCGACGTGGTCCTCGCGCACCGCGGCGACGACGCCCCGGGCTGGGGCCCCGGCGTGGTGGCGCGGCACCTGCTGCGCGAGCCGCTCGACGTCGCGCTGGCGCCCACGCACCCGCTCGCGGGCCGGGCCGCGCTCGAGCCGCACGACCTCGCCGACGAGGACTGGGTCGCGGTGCGCGCGGGGTTCCCCGTCGCGCGCGTGCTCGACGCGGTCGGTGCCCGGGCGGGCGTCACGCCGCGCGTGCGGCACCGGATCAACGACTTCCACGTCGCGGCCGCGCTCGTCGGCGCCGGGCACGGTGTGTGCCTGCTGCCGCGCTACACGTTCGGCACCGACCCGCGCGTGCGGCTGGTCCCGCTGGCGGGGGTGCGCGCGGCGCGGCACATCGAGGCGCTGGCGCGTCCGGACCGGGCCGAGCGGCTCGTCGTCCAGCGCGTGCTGGCCGAGCTCGAGGCGCTCGCCGCGAGCCTCACGGCCCCCGCGGGTCCCACGGCCCCCGCAGCGCGCTGACCCGGGGCGGGTCCCGGTGCGTCAGGGGATGAGGACGAGCTTGCCGCGCGCGTGGCCCGCGCGGGAGTCGGCGTGCGCCTGCGCGACGTCCTCGAGCGCGTACGTGCGGGTGACGTGCACGTCCAGCGTGCCGTCCGTCGCGAGCTCGACGAGCTGGGCGCGCGCCGCCTCGCGGATCTCGGTGCCGGGGTCCGCGCCCGGCCCACCGCCGAGCAGCTGGATGCCGAGCTCGGGCGCGCGCGCGAAGCCCGCGATGGTCGCGATGCGCGTGCGGTCCTCGACGAGCTCGACCGACGTGTCCAGCGCCTCGTCGGACCCGACCGCGTCGATCGCGACCGTCACCGGACCGAGCTCGGCGGTCGCGGCGCGCACCCGGTCGACGAGCGAGCCCTCGTCGGTGGCGCCGTAGGTGACGGTGACGGCGCCGAGGGAGCGCAGGTCGTCGTGGCTCGCGGGGGACGCGGTCGCGACGACGCGCGCGCCGCGCAGCTCCGCGAGCTGCACGATCATGCGCCCCACCGACCCGGAGCCACCGTGCACGAGCACCACGTCGCCGTGGCCCGTGCGCGTCGCGGTGAGCGCGTGCACCGCCGTGGTGCCCGCGACGAGCAGCGCGGCGGCGGGCGCCCAGTCGAGCGCGCGCGGCTTGCGGACGGTCGCGAGCTCGGGGACGACGAGCCGGCGCGCGTACCCGCCGCGCACGGGCCAGGCGATGACCTCGTCGCCGACCGCGAGCCAGCGCACGTTGGGTCCCACCGCGGCGACGACGCCCGCGACCTCCGCGCCGAGCCGCAGGGGCAGGCGGTCCGGGTCCGCGCCCATGCGCCCGGAGTAGACCTTCCAGTCGATCGGGTTGACCGCCGCGGCGCGCACGTCGAGCAGGACCTCACCGGGTCCGGGCTCGCCGGCGTCGACGTCGATCAGGCGGAGGGACTCGGGGCCGCCGTAGGAGAACGCGGCGACGGCAGTGGTCGTGTGCACGGAGGCAGCGTGCCCCACCCGGCGGGGCGGTACCAGAGACAGGATCGCCCGAAACGGGTCAGAATCCTCTTACCACCCGTCCGGGTGACACGCGTCAGGAGCGTGGACCGAAGACGCGCGTGAGGTAGTCGTTGTCGAACACGCCCGTCGGGTCCGCGGCCGCGCG
The sequence above is a segment of the Cellulomonas palmilytica genome. Coding sequences within it:
- a CDS encoding NADP-dependent oxidoreductase → MHTTTAVAAFSYGGPESLRLIDVDAGEPGPGEVLLDVRAAAVNPIDWKVYSGRMGADPDRLPLRLGAEVAGVVAAVGPNVRWLAVGDEVIAWPVRGGYARRLVVPELATVRKPRALDWAPAAALLVAGTTAVHALTATRTGHGDVVLVHGGSGSVGRMIVQLAELRGARVVATASPASHDDLRSLGAVTVTYGATDEGSLVDRVRAATAELGPVTVAIDAVGSDEALDTSVELVEDRTRIATIAGFARAPELGIQLLGGGPGADPGTEIREAARAQLVELATDGTLDVHVTRTYALEDVAQAHADSRAGHARGKLVLIP
- a CDS encoding LysR family transcriptional regulator, which codes for MDVRALLTLRAVGTQGGVTAAARVLHLTPSAVSQQVAQLERSMGVALTERVGRGVRLTVAGRALADAAVDVAVALERAEAAVDRLRAHPVGTVRVSAFASGAQLLLPGLLARVAALPGVVVECSEGDVEQDAFVALTDEIDVVLAHRGDDAPGWGPGVVARHLLREPLDVALAPTHPLAGRAALEPHDLADEDWVAVRAGFPVARVLDAVGARAGVTPRVRHRINDFHVAAALVGAGHGVCLLPRYTFGTDPRVRLVPLAGVRAARHIEALARPDRAERLVVQRVLAELEALAASLTAPAGPTAPAAR